The Halorhabdus sp. BNX81 genome includes a region encoding these proteins:
- a CDS encoding uracil-DNA glycosylase family protein codes for MSPDLPDPRNPYSMDEDCTNCPALVESRTQVVHGYGDPTADVIVLGSAPTPGADRTGIPFTGDETGETIQEILGAVGLSDSPPDTTEPDLTEVYLTYVTRCHHPERGATEEERHNCEGYRTAELRRINPELIVAVGQEPLEALAFEYTMESADELDVTAEHATTIQGRGFEILPLIEPATASEAELTAFREHFADELDRDYRQTKGQRRK; via the coding sequence ATGAGCCCAGACCTCCCGGATCCACGGAACCCCTACAGCATGGACGAGGACTGTACCAACTGTCCGGCACTGGTCGAATCACGGACCCAGGTCGTCCATGGCTACGGCGATCCGACGGCGGACGTGATCGTCCTCGGGTCGGCTCCGACCCCGGGTGCAGACCGGACCGGCATCCCGTTCACTGGCGACGAGACCGGCGAGACAATACAGGAAATTCTCGGGGCGGTCGGACTCAGTGATTCGCCACCCGACACCACTGAACCTGACCTCACGGAGGTCTATCTCACCTACGTCACGCGGTGTCATCATCCGGAGCGGGGGGCAACCGAGGAGGAACGGCACAACTGCGAGGGGTACCGGACGGCGGAACTCCGCCGAATCAATCCGGAACTGATTGTGGCTGTCGGGCAGGAGCCACTGGAAGCATTGGCGTTCGAGTACACGATGGAAAGCGCCGACGAACTTGACGTGACGGCCGAACACGCCACGACGATTCAGGGTCGCGGGTTCGAGATTCTGCCGCTGATCGAACCGGCGACAGCCAGCGAAGCCGAACTGACGGCCTTCCGCGAACATTTCGCCGACGAACTCGACCGGGACTACCGACAGACGAAAGGGCAGCGTCGGAAGTAG
- a CDS encoding rhodanese-like domain-containing protein yields MSAIEFIPPAALGDRDAAIVDVREASAYTDLGHVPGAANIPVDRFRDPTGIARGMLPDPTDLATWLGEAGISPTDPVIAYDDDCGVYAARFLATLGAFGHDGDLYLLDGDYSVYEREADVTVEQPDIEPVEYEPGDLDETLLADREDVEAAVDGEAIVVDTRTEPEFEQAHIPGAVQLDWKAFVDDETGRRRSVEAVESTLAEHGLEPDRPVVLYCNTARRLSYVFAVLEDLGYGDVRFYEGSLEDWLRTETDDWDPAEIKRRVREHANEGPETVKEALGEDAAAKLKLVGLYEQKQSGYFMFRTKIPGGVLTADAARALGTVAEEYATLPEERDPERSPFGDGYLDVTTRQDVQFHWIRMADVPEIWELLDPAGVSTFQTGGNSVRNVVSCPAAGVADDEVLDARPVAEAITEAFLADRRYANLPRKLKVSVNGCRGACAQPEINDLGFTPARKGDRVGFNLAAGGGLSDSPRVASDLDVFVERDQVVDVVRATADLFIEHGSYLDTAVNRLRFLVEEWGAEQFREELQRFAPFEFESAGEDLVTHHHPDHVGVHDQADGDKYVGLSIPVGRIDGTDFRGMADLAGSYGNSEIRLTTQQNLLLPDVADGDLDDLRAEPLLDEYSPDPGPFTRGVVTCTGREFCNYALVETKARAKRWAAELDERVDIDQDRVGLRFSGCTASCAQPQIDDIGLRGETRQTDDGVESAVDIAVGGKLDVDPQFATWIAPRVPIESAPDAIERLVAVFEREGRDGEQLHEFCRRVDDDRLAEVLHPAAIDPVEAAANGGRTDAD; encoded by the coding sequence ATGAGTGCTATCGAATTCATCCCGCCGGCTGCGCTCGGCGACCGAGACGCGGCGATCGTCGACGTCCGCGAGGCGTCGGCGTACACCGACCTCGGTCACGTCCCGGGCGCAGCCAATATCCCCGTCGATCGGTTCCGGGACCCGACCGGGATCGCAAGGGGGATGCTGCCCGATCCGACGGACCTGGCAACGTGGCTCGGTGAGGCCGGAATCAGCCCCACCGATCCAGTGATCGCCTACGACGACGACTGTGGCGTCTACGCCGCTCGCTTCCTGGCAACGCTTGGGGCGTTCGGTCACGACGGCGACCTGTATCTCCTGGACGGGGACTACAGCGTCTACGAACGCGAGGCAGACGTCACGGTCGAACAGCCGGACATCGAGCCTGTCGAATACGAGCCGGGCGACCTCGACGAGACTCTTCTCGCCGACCGCGAGGACGTCGAGGCGGCAGTCGACGGCGAGGCGATCGTCGTCGACACCCGGACCGAACCGGAGTTCGAGCAGGCCCACATTCCCGGGGCCGTCCAGCTCGACTGGAAGGCTTTCGTCGACGACGAGACCGGACGACGACGGAGCGTCGAGGCGGTCGAGTCAACCCTCGCTGAACACGGCCTCGAACCCGATCGACCGGTCGTCCTCTACTGTAACACGGCTCGCCGACTGAGTTACGTCTTTGCGGTACTCGAAGACCTCGGCTACGGGGACGTCAGATTCTACGAGGGGAGTCTCGAAGACTGGCTTCGCACCGAGACCGACGACTGGGACCCCGCCGAGATCAAGCGCCGCGTCCGCGAACACGCCAACGAGGGACCGGAGACGGTCAAAGAAGCCCTCGGGGAGGACGCCGCGGCGAAGCTCAAGCTGGTCGGCCTCTACGAGCAGAAGCAAAGCGGCTATTTCATGTTCCGGACGAAGATTCCGGGCGGTGTCCTGACAGCCGACGCGGCCAGGGCGCTCGGGACGGTCGCCGAGGAGTACGCCACGCTGCCCGAAGAGCGCGACCCCGAACGGTCGCCGTTCGGTGACGGCTATCTCGACGTGACCACCCGACAGGACGTGCAGTTCCACTGGATCCGAATGGCGGACGTCCCCGAAATCTGGGAGCTGCTGGATCCGGCCGGCGTCTCGACGTTCCAGACCGGCGGCAACTCCGTCCGGAACGTCGTCTCGTGTCCGGCAGCGGGCGTCGCCGACGACGAGGTGCTCGACGCCCGCCCGGTCGCCGAGGCGATCACCGAGGCGTTTCTGGCCGACCGCCGGTACGCCAACCTGCCCCGGAAGCTGAAGGTTAGCGTCAACGGCTGTCGCGGGGCCTGTGCCCAGCCGGAGATCAACGACCTCGGATTCACCCCCGCGCGGAAGGGCGATCGGGTGGGCTTCAACCTCGCCGCCGGGGGCGGCCTCTCGGACAGTCCACGCGTCGCCAGCGACCTCGATGTCTTCGTCGAACGGGACCAGGTCGTGGACGTGGTGCGAGCCACGGCGGACCTGTTCATCGAACACGGGAGTTATCTCGACACGGCAGTCAATCGCCTGCGCTTTCTCGTCGAGGAGTGGGGGGCCGAACAGTTCCGCGAGGAACTACAGCGCTTTGCCCCCTTTGAGTTCGAATCTGCCGGTGAGGACCTCGTCACGCATCACCACCCCGACCACGTCGGCGTCCACGACCAGGCCGACGGAGACAAGTACGTCGGCCTCTCGATCCCGGTCGGCCGGATCGACGGGACGGACTTCCGGGGGATGGCCGATCTCGCGGGATCTTACGGGAACAGCGAGATTCGACTGACCACCCAGCAGAACCTCCTGCTTCCGGACGTTGCCGATGGGGATCTCGACGACCTGCGAGCCGAACCGCTCCTCGACGAGTACTCCCCCGATCCCGGGCCGTTCACACGCGGCGTCGTCACCTGCACCGGTCGGGAGTTCTGTAATTACGCCCTTGTCGAAACAAAAGCCCGCGCGAAACGCTGGGCCGCCGAACTCGACGAGCGGGTCGACATCGATCAGGATCGGGTCGGGTTGCGCTTCAGCGGGTGTACCGCTTCCTGCGCCCAGCCACAGATCGACGACATCGGCCTGCGTGGGGAAACTCGCCAGACCGACGACGGAGTGGAGAGTGCTGTCGACATCGCCGTCGGCGGCAAACTCGATGTCGATCCACAGTTCGCGACCTGGATCGCACCACGCGTCCCCATCGAGTCCGCCCCCGATGCGATCGAGCGACTGGTCGCGGTCTTCGAACGCGAAGGGCGCGATGGCGAGCAACTCCACGAGTTCTGTCGACGGGTGGACGATGATCGACTCGCGGAGGTACTGCATCCAGCAGCAATCGATCCTGTCGAAGCCGCTGCAAACGGAGGGCGAACCGATGCCGACTGA
- the panB gene encoding 3-methyl-2-oxobutanoate hydroxymethyltransferase: protein MTTVRDLRAMAGEDPITMLTAYDATTAELVEESGVDVILVGDSLGNVVLGHDSTLPVTMEEMASHTAAVVRGTDDALVVTDLPFLSIGADRGDSIENAGRLLKEAGANAVKLESGPHTVELTERLTDLGIPVMAHLGLTPQHVNRLGYTRQGTSQDAAEEIRDLAAAHEDAGAFALVLEHVPANLAAAVTDALDIPTIGIGAGPDCDGQVLVVDDAVGLSESTPPFAEAFGNVREAYTDALDDYVAAVEDGQFPSGEHSHVAEDLDLD, encoded by the coding sequence ATGACCACGGTGCGAGATCTCCGGGCGATGGCCGGTGAGGACCCGATTACCATGCTCACTGCCTACGACGCGACGACGGCCGAACTGGTCGAAGAGAGCGGCGTCGACGTGATTCTGGTCGGTGATAGCCTCGGGAACGTGGTACTGGGCCACGACTCGACACTCCCGGTGACGATGGAAGAAATGGCAAGTCACACGGCGGCGGTCGTCCGGGGAACCGACGACGCGCTGGTCGTCACGGATCTTCCCTTTTTAAGTATCGGCGCCGACCGTGGCGACTCGATCGAGAACGCCGGCCGGCTGCTCAAGGAAGCGGGGGCGAACGCGGTCAAGCTCGAGAGCGGCCCCCATACTGTCGAGTTGACCGAGCGCCTGACTGATCTCGGCATCCCGGTCATGGCCCACCTCGGGTTGACTCCCCAGCACGTCAACCGGCTGGGATACACCCGTCAGGGCACTTCCCAGGACGCGGCCGAGGAGATCCGCGATCTCGCGGCGGCCCACGAGGACGCCGGCGCGTTCGCACTCGTGCTCGAACACGTCCCCGCGAACCTGGCGGCGGCTGTCACCGACGCACTCGACATTCCGACGATCGGGATCGGTGCCGGCCCGGACTGTGATGGCCAGGTGCTGGTCGTCGACGATGCGGTGGGTCTCAGCGAGTCGACTCCTCCCTTCGCCGAGGCGTTCGGCAACGTCCGTGAGGCCTACACCGACGCACTCGATGACTACGTTGCTGCCGTCGAGGACGGACAGTTCCCATCCGGGGAACACAGCCACGTTGCGGAGGATCTCGATCTCGACTGA
- a CDS encoding YMGG-like glycine zipper-containing protein, protein MGKRIEKAVSRAKFAAIGGAIGAAVGGFVSRKAASTGAGIGALVGASIGEKRVDLGEMAEKVTDRSGE, encoded by the coding sequence ATGGGAAAGCGAATCGAAAAAGCGGTCAGTCGGGCAAAGTTCGCAGCCATCGGCGGGGCCATTGGGGCCGCTGTCGGCGGGTTCGTGAGCCGGAAGGCTGCCAGTACCGGAGCCGGCATCGGCGCGCTCGTCGGTGCGTCGATCGGTGAGAAGCGCGTCGACCTCGGCGAAATGGCCGAGAAGGTGACGGATCGCTCGGGCGAGTAA
- a CDS encoding CDC48 family AAA ATPase codes for MKLTVKPLKQKDAGRGLAAIDRAAMEQLDLENGDYVVLEGREGRAVARVWPGYPEDTGDGVVRIDGQLRQEADVGIDDRIDVEKADVKPARSISVALPQNLRVRGNIGPHVRNKLSGQAVTTGQTVPFSLGLGPVSSVGGQKIPLKIAETDPEGTVVVTEQTEIEVSQQPAEEITGEAPEDARQTPDVTYEDIGGLDDELEQVREMIELPMRHPELFNQLGIEPPKGVLLHGPPGTGKTLMAKAVANEIDAFFTTISGPEIMSKYYGESEEQLREMFDEAEENAPSIVFIDEIDSIAPKRDDTSGDVERRVVAQLLSLMDGLEERGDVIVIGATNRLDALDPALRRGGRFDREIEIGVPDKKGRKEVLQVHTRGMPLNDEIDIDEYAERTHGFVGADIEQLAKESAMNALRRIRPEIDLEADEIDAEILENLEITGDDFKAALKGIEPSALREVFVEVPDVSWEDVGGLEDTTERLRETIQWPLEYPGVFEQMDMESAKGVLLYGPPGTGKTLLAKAVANEAQSNFISVKGPELLNKYVGESEKGVREVFSKARENAPTVVFFDEIDSIAGERGRNMGDSGVGERVVSQLLTELDGLEDLEDVVVVATTNRPDLIDAALIRPGRLDRHIHVPVPDEGARRKILEVHTRDKPVAESVDLDDLAARMDGYVGADIEAVAREAAMAATREFIHSVDPEEVDDSVGNVLIDESHFEHALNEVGPSVDEETREEYEEIEQRFDKRENELDEPEVGKTFQ; via the coding sequence ATGAAACTCACCGTCAAGCCACTCAAGCAGAAGGACGCCGGCCGCGGGCTGGCCGCGATCGATCGCGCGGCGATGGAGCAACTCGACCTGGAGAACGGCGACTACGTGGTTCTCGAAGGGCGCGAGGGCCGCGCCGTCGCGCGAGTCTGGCCCGGCTATCCCGAAGACACCGGCGACGGCGTCGTCCGGATCGACGGCCAACTCCGCCAGGAGGCTGACGTCGGCATCGACGATCGAATCGACGTCGAAAAGGCCGACGTCAAGCCCGCCCGCTCGATCTCGGTCGCCCTCCCCCAGAACCTCCGGGTCCGCGGAAATATCGGCCCCCACGTCCGGAACAAACTCTCCGGGCAGGCCGTGACGACCGGCCAGACGGTCCCCTTCTCGCTCGGGCTCGGCCCGGTCTCCAGTGTCGGTGGCCAGAAGATCCCGCTGAAGATCGCCGAGACTGACCCGGAAGGGACGGTCGTCGTCACCGAGCAGACCGAAATCGAGGTTAGCCAGCAGCCGGCCGAGGAGATCACCGGTGAGGCACCCGAGGACGCCCGCCAGACGCCCGACGTGACCTACGAGGACATCGGCGGGCTCGACGACGAGTTAGAGCAGGTCCGGGAGATGATCGAGTTGCCGATGCGCCATCCCGAGCTGTTCAACCAGCTGGGCATCGAGCCGCCGAAGGGTGTGCTACTGCACGGCCCACCGGGGACCGGCAAGACGCTGATGGCCAAGGCCGTCGCCAACGAGATCGACGCGTTCTTCACGACGATCTCTGGCCCGGAGATCATGTCGAAGTACTACGGCGAGAGCGAAGAGCAGCTCCGGGAGATGTTCGACGAGGCCGAGGAGAACGCCCCGTCGATCGTCTTCATCGACGAGATCGACTCCATCGCCCCCAAGCGTGACGACACCAGCGGCGACGTCGAACGTCGCGTCGTCGCCCAGCTCCTCAGCCTGATGGACGGCCTCGAAGAGCGCGGCGACGTGATCGTCATCGGCGCGACCAACCGCCTGGATGCGCTCGACCCCGCCCTCCGTCGTGGCGGTCGCTTCGATCGCGAGATCGAGATCGGCGTGCCCGACAAAAAGGGTCGCAAGGAGGTCTTGCAGGTCCACACCCGCGGGATGCCGCTGAACGACGAGATCGACATCGACGAGTACGCCGAGCGGACCCACGGCTTCGTCGGTGCTGACATCGAGCAACTCGCAAAGGAGAGCGCGATGAACGCCCTCCGGCGCATCCGTCCGGAGATCGACCTCGAAGCCGACGAGATCGACGCCGAGATCCTCGAAAACCTGGAGATCACCGGGGACGACTTCAAAGCGGCGCTGAAGGGCATCGAACCCTCCGCGCTCCGGGAAGTGTTCGTCGAAGTCCCGGACGTCTCCTGGGAGGACGTCGGTGGACTCGAAGACACCACCGAACGTCTCAGAGAGACCATCCAGTGGCCCCTTGAGTACCCGGGGGTCTTCGAGCAGATGGACATGGAGTCCGCCAAGGGCGTGCTCCTGTACGGCCCACCCGGGACCGGCAAGACCTTGCTCGCGAAGGCCGTCGCCAACGAGGCCCAGAGCAACTTCATCTCGGTGAAGGGGCCCGAACTCCTGAACAAGTACGTCGGGGAAAGCGAGAAGGGCGTCCGCGAGGTCTTCTCGAAGGCCCGGGAGAACGCACCCACGGTGGTGTTCTTCGACGAGATCGACTCGATCGCGGGCGAGCGCGGCCGTAACATGGGCGATTCGGGCGTCGGCGAACGCGTCGTCTCCCAGCTCCTGACTGAACTCGACGGGCTCGAGGATCTGGAGGACGTCGTCGTGGTGGCGACCACGAACCGCCCGGACCTCATCGACGCCGCACTCATCCGCCCCGGCCGGCTCGACAGGCACATTCACGTCCCGGTACCCGACGAGGGAGCACGCCGAAAGATCCTCGAGGTTCACACCCGCGACAAGCCGGTGGCCGAGAGTGTCGATCTCGACGACCTGGCGGCCCGTATGGACGGGTACGTCGGTGCCGACATCGAAGCGGTCGCCCGCGAGGCCGCGATGGCTGCCACCCGGGAGTTCATCCACAGCGTCGACCCCGAGGAGGTCGACGACAGTGTGGGGAACGTCCTCATCGACGAGAGCCACTTCGAACATGCCTTAAACGAGGTCGGCCCCAGCGTCGACGAAGAGACCCGTGAGGAATACGAGGAGATCGAACAGCGCTTCGACAAACGCGAGAACGAACTCGACGAACCCGAGGTCGGCAAGACCTTCCAGTAA
- a CDS encoding HAD family hydrolase: MTVVHEAVIYDLDGTLVQLDVDWTLVTQKVASRLSDRGIDTTGASLWELLERAEVAGILDVATDVVATHERVGARTAERLPAAAELPLDVPVGVCSLNAEAAVRTALERHDLLDAVDTVVGRDTLSAQKPDPEPLLAIADRLDVEPSRTLFVGDSAKDERTAQRAGMAFQYVTDRIDG, translated from the coding sequence ATGACAGTGGTGCACGAGGCGGTGATCTATGACCTCGACGGGACCCTCGTTCAGCTCGATGTCGACTGGACGTTGGTGACCCAGAAGGTTGCGTCCCGCCTCAGCGATCGGGGGATCGACACTACGGGGGCGAGTCTCTGGGAGTTACTCGAACGCGCCGAAGTTGCCGGGATACTGGACGTGGCAACTGACGTCGTCGCGACGCACGAACGTGTCGGCGCACGGACGGCGGAACGATTGCCCGCCGCGGCCGAACTTCCGCTCGACGTGCCGGTCGGCGTCTGCTCGCTGAACGCCGAGGCGGCGGTTCGCACGGCGCTGGAACGGCACGATCTGCTCGACGCCGTCGATACCGTCGTGGGCCGGGATACGCTTTCGGCCCAGAAACCCGATCCTGAGCCGCTGTTGGCTATCGCGGACCGGCTCGATGTCGAGCCCAGTCGGACCCTGTTCGTCGGCGATTCGGCGAAAGACGAGCGGACAGCCCAGCGAGCCGGGATGGCGTTTCAGTATGTCACAGACCGGATCGACGGGTAG
- a CDS encoding DUF5822 domain-containing protein, translated as MTDRRKNTADTNEIVAEPSARTDPDGVDYGWVLQTTFVVTIVVGAPIVAVLSLDQSLPTWTTRATFAIRVGAVIWFLTAVGVFAYARHQS; from the coding sequence GTGACCGACAGACGCAAGAACACGGCCGACACAAACGAAATTGTGGCCGAACCGAGTGCGCGTACGGATCCGGATGGTGTCGATTACGGGTGGGTCCTTCAGACAACGTTCGTCGTCACCATCGTCGTCGGCGCGCCGATCGTCGCCGTCCTCTCGCTCGACCAGTCACTGCCGACGTGGACGACGCGGGCGACCTTCGCCATCCGTGTGGGTGCGGTCATCTGGTTTCTGACCGCAGTCGGCGTCTTCGCGTACGCACGGCATCAATCCTGA
- a CDS encoding Coenzyme F420 hydrogenase/dehydrogenase, beta subunit C-terminal domain, translating into MPTEKSPQPRAPAVGDDPREATTDVQPPDGKVRFRHLDEAVIEADRCVQCGSCVAACPSDSIGIADSDRRPTLVKMCTGCSRCWDTCPRAGLRYERLPTLDGADPETVDGGIGPIEDGYAASAAADVAGAQHGGVVTALLAALLESPDGIDGAVVATEATDGTGLAEPALATTPAEVQEYAGTLFTQPLQLAALEELLAAADLPADPSLALVGTPCVIEGVAALDRSPYREDRFDESRPLDHVDLTIALTCTQALDDEGLEHVLSREYDLDPDDVAGLDLVGQGIRIDLTDGGDERAPLGDFRGAILDGCLECADATGGTADLTVGTVGSAQGESTVLVRTERGAAAFDRAEASLDARPLEALAPVEQLAQWNADRAREATARDIDPEGDLWIPYSAHREAYDDTDRAPVAFNPARVHQYEEWC; encoded by the coding sequence ATGCCGACTGAGAAATCACCACAGCCCCGTGCGCCCGCAGTGGGCGACGATCCACGGGAAGCGACGACCGACGTACAGCCACCGGACGGGAAAGTGCGCTTTCGCCACCTCGACGAGGCCGTCATCGAGGCCGATCGGTGTGTGCAGTGTGGCTCGTGTGTTGCCGCCTGCCCCTCGGACTCGATCGGAATCGCCGACAGCGATCGCCGGCCGACCCTCGTGAAAATGTGTACGGGCTGTTCGCGCTGCTGGGACACCTGTCCGCGGGCCGGCCTCCGGTATGAAAGACTGCCGACGCTCGACGGTGCCGATCCCGAAACGGTCGACGGCGGCATCGGTCCGATCGAGGACGGCTACGCCGCAAGCGCGGCCGCCGACGTGGCCGGCGCACAGCACGGCGGGGTCGTCACTGCATTGCTTGCGGCCCTGCTCGAATCCCCCGATGGGATCGACGGGGCCGTTGTCGCCACGGAAGCAACGGACGGCACCGGACTCGCCGAGCCGGCGCTGGCGACCACGCCAGCCGAGGTTCAGGAATACGCCGGGACGTTGTTCACCCAACCGCTGCAACTTGCAGCGCTTGAGGAACTGCTCGCTGCTGCTGACTTGCCGGCGGACCCGAGCCTGGCACTTGTCGGCACGCCCTGCGTGATCGAGGGTGTGGCTGCACTCGACCGGAGTCCCTACCGCGAGGATCGCTTCGACGAATCGCGACCGCTCGATCACGTCGACCTGACGATCGCACTCACGTGCACGCAAGCGCTGGACGACGAGGGCCTCGAACACGTCCTCTCCCGGGAGTACGACCTCGATCCTGACGACGTGGCGGGCCTGGATCTCGTCGGCCAGGGGATCCGGATCGACCTGACCGATGGCGGAGACGAGCGCGCCCCGCTCGGGGACTTTCGGGGAGCGATCTTAGACGGGTGTCTGGAGTGTGCCGACGCGACGGGGGGGACAGCCGACCTCACGGTCGGGACCGTCGGCAGCGCACAGGGGGAGTCGACGGTGCTGGTCAGGACCGAGCGAGGGGCAGCGGCGTTCGACCGTGCTGAGGCTTCACTCGACGCCAGGCCACTCGAAGCCCTCGCGCCCGTCGAACAGCTCGCACAGTGGAACGCGGATCGCGCCCGAGAGGCGACGGCCCGCGATATCGACCCCGAGGGCGACCTGTGGATCCCCTACAGCGCCCACCGGGAAGCGTACGATGACACCGACCGCGCGCCGGTCGCGTTCAACCCGGCACGCGTTCACCAGTACGAGGAGTGGTGCTAA
- the aroC gene encoding chorismate synthase: MNGNSFGRLFQVTTYGESHGEAMGCTVSGVPAGVELDEDDIQHDLDRRKPGQSMITTSRDEPDAVTINSGLQDGYTTGTPIGMVIQNKDSRSGKYEPFVTAPRPSHGDFTYSAKFGTRNWGGGGRSSARETVNWVAAGAIAKQVLDQSEYDVQIKAHVNQIGDVEAPEVSFEEMLEHSEENDIRCAHPETAEEMRDLAEQYQQEGDSIGGSVYFECQGVPRGLGAPRFDSIPSRLGQLIYSIPAVNDFEYGVGRDARTMAGSEYNEDWEFDENGDPTPVGNDHGGIQGGITTGDPIYGEITWHPPVSIPKAQETADWETGERKEIQVVGRHDPVLPPRAVPVVEGLLYCTVLDFMLLGGRINPDRLDGRPGEYDTDYHPSSPVNDPDDAATQAETIDDE; this comes from the coding sequence ATGAACGGTAACAGCTTCGGTCGGCTTTTTCAGGTGACCACGTACGGCGAGTCACACGGTGAGGCGATGGGGTGTACGGTCTCGGGCGTCCCGGCGGGCGTCGAACTCGACGAGGACGACATCCAGCACGACCTCGACCGGCGCAAACCCGGCCAGTCGATGATCACGACCTCGCGGGACGAACCCGACGCCGTCACGATCAACTCGGGCCTGCAGGACGGCTACACCACTGGCACGCCGATCGGGATGGTCATCCAGAACAAGGATTCGCGTTCGGGCAAGTACGAGCCCTTCGTCACGGCCCCCCGCCCCTCCCACGGAGACTTTACCTACTCGGCGAAGTTCGGCACGCGCAACTGGGGCGGCGGTGGCCGGTCCTCGGCCCGGGAGACGGTCAACTGGGTCGCCGCGGGTGCCATCGCCAAGCAGGTCCTCGACCAGAGCGAGTACGATGTCCAGATCAAAGCTCACGTCAACCAGATCGGCGACGTCGAGGCCCCCGAGGTTTCCTTCGAGGAGATGCTCGAACACAGCGAAGAAAACGACATCCGGTGTGCTCACCCGGAAACTGCCGAGGAGATGCGCGATCTGGCCGAACAGTACCAACAGGAGGGCGATTCCATCGGCGGGTCGGTCTACTTCGAATGCCAGGGCGTCCCGCGGGGACTCGGCGCGCCCCGCTTCGACTCCATCCCTTCGCGACTGGGACAACTCATCTACTCGATCCCGGCGGTCAACGACTTCGAGTACGGGGTCGGCCGCGACGCCCGGACGATGGCCGGTAGCGAGTACAACGAGGACTGGGAATTTGATGAGAACGGAGACCCAACGCCCGTCGGCAACGACCACGGCGGGATCCAGGGCGGGATCACGACCGGCGACCCCATCTACGGCGAGATCACCTGGCATCCGCCGGTCTCGATCCCGAAAGCCCAGGAAACGGCCGACTGGGAAACGGGCGAGCGCAAGGAGATCCAGGTCGTCGGCCGCCACGATCCGGTCCTTCCGCCGCGTGCCGTCCCCGTCGTCGAAGGGCTCCTGTACTGTACGGTACTTGACTTCATGCTGCTCGGTGGCCGGATCAACCCCGACCGACTCGACGGCCGGCCCGGCGAGTACGACACCGACTACCATCCGTCGAGTCCCGTCAACGACCCCGACGACGCCGCGACGCAGGCCGAGACGATCGACGACGAGTGA
- a CDS encoding HAMP domain-containing sensor histidine kinase, translating to MYLLFGFVGLYISDVIFASIFAEPLRSQIQALKGAVEILVTAGFIYAISVASRHQLERTNRRLERRNEELHVLHRVLRHNLRNDLNVIEGHAEYVVESQRDEEDLSEPCKTILRKTEAIISYIQRAGQIRRLNERESVETYDLPEIIPSVVERSEAITDAVDVTTEIPEEATIWANHMFPAALDELLTNAVIHADSDTPQVSISVSKTDGPDGMTAVDIADDGPGIPESVRRVIESDEHDQLAHLSGLGLWFVHWTLTDAGGSLSFDTDGDGTTVRMLVPTADSS from the coding sequence GTGTACCTCCTCTTTGGATTCGTCGGGCTGTATATCTCAGATGTCATATTTGCCAGTATTTTCGCCGAACCCCTTCGCAGTCAGATCCAGGCGCTCAAGGGCGCGGTCGAGATTCTGGTCACTGCCGGGTTCATCTACGCCATCAGTGTCGCGAGTCGCCACCAGCTCGAACGGACTAATCGCCGACTCGAACGGCGGAACGAGGAATTGCACGTTCTCCATCGAGTACTGCGGCACAACCTTCGCAACGACCTCAACGTGATCGAGGGCCACGCCGAGTACGTCGTCGAATCCCAGCGTGATGAGGAGGATCTATCCGAGCCATGTAAGACGATTCTTCGGAAGACGGAGGCGATCATCTCCTACATTCAACGTGCGGGCCAGATCAGACGGTTAAACGAACGGGAGTCCGTCGAGACGTACGACCTCCCGGAGATCATCCCTTCTGTCGTCGAACGCAGCGAAGCGATCACGGATGCAGTGGATGTGACGACCGAGATACCCGAGGAAGCCACGATCTGGGCCAATCATATGTTTCCGGCCGCGCTCGATGAACTCCTCACGAACGCGGTCATCCACGCCGACAGCGATACACCCCAGGTTTCGATCAGCGTCTCGAAGACTGATGGACCAGACGGAATGACCGCCGTCGATATCGCGGACGATGGTCCCGGCATCCCCGAGTCAGTCCGACGCGTCATCGAGTCCGACGAACACGACCAACTGGCCCATCTCAGCGGGCTCGGTCTGTGGTTCGTCCACTGGACACTCACCGACGCCGGTGGTTCCCTTTCGTTTGACACAGATGGAGACGGAACGACGGTCCGGATGCTGGTTCCGACCGCCGACAGTTCGTAA